CCGGGTTTTCAGTGGAACCCCGTGAGGAAGAGCATCTCGTCCGGGGAGGAGCGAAATAATAGCGTGACCCCACAGGGTTGGGAAGGGGTCTCAACGATTTTTTTTCACATCGATGACAAAACGTCGCCCGACGAGGCGCCCAGGCCCGCGTCCGGCCACGCTATGTCCGGAACCCGGGGCCATCCCGCGGCCGCGTCCCGCCTTCCCTGCCTTCGTTTGGGGCGCGACACGCAGGAGGCGCGGGCCTGCGGTTTTCAGGCGCGCGCTGGTCTTCCTCTATATGGTGAGCTGCCACCCGCGCGGTCTGCGCCCCATCGGGGCTGGGCCAGGTGGTGTTTCGGGGGATGCGGGGGGGACGTCCGTTGCGGGGAGCCCCTCTAGATAAGGGCGATCCCCGCGCCGGCTTTCCCAGGGCCCTGTCGGGGCGTTACGGCCGGGTGTTTCCGGGCGTCTGGGCCTGGGATGCTGGGGCTGTCACAGGCGCTGCCGGCCCGGTGCAGTGATCGTTGGCCGCCATGTCATGCCGGCAGGGCACGCCAACGTGATAGGGAATGAGGGCTTCGGGACTGAGCCTTTCCAGGATGTCCCACTCGTCTTCGAACGGAATGAACTGCTGCATGGTACTGCTCCTGCCAGGGTTGCTCGCCTCGTTCTTCCGGCGCGCAGGAGCATCTAAGCAAACGGCCCGGTCCGTACGATGACGGAATCGGGCCGTTTGGGGGCAACCGGGAGGGAAATCAGTCGATTTCGATCATCTCGAAGTCATCCTTGGTCGCACCGCAGTCCGGGCAGGTCCAGGTATCGGGGACGTCGGCCCAACGCGTACCGGGTTCAATGCCTTCGTCGGGCAGGCCCAGCGCCTCGTCATAGATGAAGCCGCAGACGACACACATCCATTTGCGCAGGGTGCCGGTTTCGTTGGTGCTCTGATTCATCGTGGACTGCTTGATATGGAAAATAAGAGGTTCATTCTCGCAACTCCCCCGCCGATGCGAAAGCGTATGGCGCCGCTTTATCCAGGATTGATTGGCATGCGCGAAAAACTCCAGGGCCAAGGCCTTTATGTGATCACCGACGGTCCCCGCCCCGATCTGCTCGAGGTGGTGGCCCAGGCGCTGGCCGGGGGTGCCCGGCTGGTGCAGTACCGGGACAAGACCACCGACCATCCTCGCCGCCTCGACGAGGCGCGCGCGCTGCGCGCCCTGTGCGCTGCGCGTCAGGTGCCACTGATCATCAACGACGACGTGGGCCTGGCCCTGGCCGCGGGTGCGGCCGGCGTACACCTGGGTGAGGAAGACAGCGACGTGGCAACCGCCCGTGCCGTGCTGGGCGAAAAGGCCATCATCGGCGTGTCCTGCTATGACTCGCTGCAGCGCGCCCGCGAGCTGTCCGCCGCCGGTGCCGATTACATTGCTTTCGGGGCGTTCTTTCCATCGCCCACAAAGCCGCACGCACGCCGTGCTTCGTTCGAGCTGCTGCGGCAGTCCGCCGCGCTGGGCGTGCCCCGAGTGGCGATCGGTGGCATCACGCCAGACAATGGCGGCTCGCTGATCGACGCCGGCGCCGACTACCTGGCCGTGATCTCGGCCGTGTTCGGTGACCCCGACGTCCGCGGCGCCGCCGAGCGCTTCGCCCAACTCTTCACTTCGCATTGAGACATCCACGATGACCACCAACCACGAACTCTTCCAACGCGCACAGCAGCTGATGCCCGGCGGCGTGAACTCGCCGGTGCGCGCCTTCAAGTCGGTGGGTGGCGAGCCGTTCTTCACCGCGCGGGCGGATGGCCCGTACCTGTGGGACGTCGAAGGCAAGCGCTACATCGACTACGTCGGCTCATGGGGCCCGATGATCGTCGGCCACAACCATCCGCATGTGCGCGAGGCCGTGGAGCGGGCCGTCAAGAACGGCCTGTCGTACGGCACGCCCTGCCCCGCCGAAGTCACCATGGCGGAAACCATCACGCGCCTGATTCCCTCGATCGACATGGTGCGCATGGTGAACTCGGGCACGGAAGCCACCATGTCGGCCATCCGCGTCGCCCGCGGTGCCACGGGTCGCAACCTGATCGTGAAGTTCGAAGGCTGCTACCACGGCCATGGCGACAGCTTCCTGGTGAAGGCGGGCTCGGGAGCGCTTACGTTCGGCGTGCCGACCTCGCCCGGCGTACCGAAGGCCAATGCCGACCTGACGCTCACACTGACCTACAACGACCTTGATGCCGCGACCCGCCTGTTCGACGAGCACGGGCATGACATTGCCGGCCTGATCATCGAGCCGGTGGCCGGCAACATGAACTGCATTCCGCCGAAGGACGGCTACCTGCAGGGCCTGCGCGAGCTGTGCACCCGGCACGGCGCGCTGCTGATCTTCGATGAGGTGATGACGGGCTTCCGCGTGGCGCTGGGCGGTGCCCAGGCGTACTACGGCGTGACGCCTGACCTGACCACCTTCGGCAAGATCATCGGTGGCGGTATGCCCGTGGGTGCTTATGGCGGTCGTCGCGACCTGATGCAGCAGGTGGCGCCGTCCGGCCCGATCTATCAGGCGGGCACGCTGTCCGGCAACCCGGTGGCGATGGCCGCCGGCCTGGCGATGCTGGAGCTGATCCAGGCGCCGGGCTTCTATGACCAGCTTGCCGCGCGCACGCGCCTGCTCACCGACGGCCTGCAGGCCGTGGCGGACGGCGAAGGCGTGGCCTTCAGCACCAATCGCGTGGGCGGCATGTTCGGCCTGTTCTTCACCCGGGAGAAAGTGGACAGCTACGCCCAGGCGATTGCCGCGGACACCGCCATGTTCAACCGCTTCTTCCACGGCATGCTGGAGCGCGGCGTGTATCTGGCGCCTTCGGCCTTCGAGGCGGGCTTTGTCTCCAGCGCGCACAGCGAGCAGGACATCGCCGATACGCTGGAAGCGGCACGTGGCGCATTGCGCGCCGCACGCGCCGGCTGAGATGACGTTGCGCTGCGTCCTGTTCGATCTGGACGAAGTATTGGCCGACTACGACCGTTCGGTGCGCGTGAGCCATCTGGCCCACGCCATCGGACGGACGCCGGAGGCCGTGCAGGACGCCATCTATGGATCGGGCATCGAGGACGCAGCCGATAGCGGCACGCTCACCGCAGAGACCTACCTCGATGCGCTGAGCACCCATCTTGGTCGCG
This genomic interval from Dyella japonica A8 contains the following:
- a CDS encoding rubredoxin is translated as MNQSTNETGTLRKWMCVVCGFIYDEALGLPDEGIEPGTRWADVPDTWTCPDCGATKDDFEMIEID
- the thiE gene encoding thiamine phosphate synthase → MREKLQGQGLYVITDGPRPDLLEVVAQALAGGARLVQYRDKTTDHPRRLDEARALRALCAARQVPLIINDDVGLALAAGAAGVHLGEEDSDVATARAVLGEKAIIGVSCYDSLQRARELSAAGADYIAFGAFFPSPTKPHARRASFELLRQSAALGVPRVAIGGITPDNGGSLIDAGADYLAVISAVFGDPDVRGAAERFAQLFTSH
- the hemL gene encoding glutamate-1-semialdehyde 2,1-aminomutase, translated to MTTNHELFQRAQQLMPGGVNSPVRAFKSVGGEPFFTARADGPYLWDVEGKRYIDYVGSWGPMIVGHNHPHVREAVERAVKNGLSYGTPCPAEVTMAETITRLIPSIDMVRMVNSGTEATMSAIRVARGATGRNLIVKFEGCYHGHGDSFLVKAGSGALTFGVPTSPGVPKANADLTLTLTYNDLDAATRLFDEHGHDIAGLIIEPVAGNMNCIPPKDGYLQGLRELCTRHGALLIFDEVMTGFRVALGGAQAYYGVTPDLTTFGKIIGGGMPVGAYGGRRDLMQQVAPSGPIYQAGTLSGNPVAMAAGLAMLELIQAPGFYDQLAARTRLLTDGLQAVADGEGVAFSTNRVGGMFGLFFTREKVDSYAQAIAADTAMFNRFFHGMLERGVYLAPSAFEAGFVSSAHSEQDIADTLEAARGALRAARAG